A region of Aquila chrysaetos chrysaetos chromosome 13, bAquChr1.4, whole genome shotgun sequence DNA encodes the following proteins:
- the CENPF gene encoding centromere protein F isoform X2, with product MSWAVEEWKEGLSPRVLQKIHELESQVDKLKKERQQRQFQLESLEAALQKQKQKVENEKNEAAILKRENQSLMELCDSLEKAKQKTLHDLQVKESQVNIQSGQLNSSKKDIERLEQELKRYKCELDRSQQTSAAGDLSFSGTPQKSFTAPLTPIQSHNDAKFEELEEKYKKEVQERKKLELELRTIQVKKRNQPHPQSSLSHREIARHQASSSVFSWQPEKTPSRNQETPIRGSSTTSSFPSEKETNSSIVSEKNAFDNSFAENCNSSLVMQLRAQNQELNSTVKDLEQQLQAQEKVKKTHMNKHQEAELQLDRMKLELTEKDKVLNKTRDKLTQMRTQLDQATTQVQMMEQKVKRLSEELNCQRQNAESARQSLEQKIKAKEKEYQQELSCQQRSLQTLDQQCNQIRNKLNQELQQAKNDFNALQAEFDKVMAVKQSLEHDTSDLTQKLCKAEQALLAARAKETDLTRSFEEVKQAKNLLDCKLEKKLQEIHQLEEELNTIKQSLKQSQNFAEEMKNKNTFQEAELKLLEEKFKKQESYLSLEKLKIALADMEKQQDSTQDLLREKVNHIKEQNCKISKMEEESEALQRLLGFKQRECEELQKEATAFSQWKNEYDQLINKLKSEKEGMLTRINDLESSLQSQRIKNHEHSEKLRMMENESDRKSTEIRELKDMLECKSAELEAQKKAFDELQQKAERSDKKYCKERENMSCKIFQLTNQIGEVDEKLQLAASEGLQREQCYHDLLIEYEKICCLVKAKDTSEMTENGEINLQSGQDKTVLDNMQLTANNSTAEDPECARALLEVGKTKDLAILRDQISSLEISLVAQKQLNSNKQQQYEDLLQVKCETEERLFNVEQMHESFMTGTKQHISNLQADISARQKLVEKTLAILEEKDMQLQTLNEKLENQQAELQDLKLNNKLLEDSVRQLKLMSGTWDSEKKDMSSMISSYSKKIENLTGENATLRDLSRALEQEQTTLLEANKNISDSLKEREEIISEMSRRHKEERQRIESRSEEIKTELKVLQAKYKSVEEENANVMSILRKQTIEFEENKAKLEQEKQVFSENKDILHKLIASEEIKKDLVQELQQLQSEFSNTQHVPSMELDCLRQEMLNVRETQNTMQEKCGIVFQDKEQLRKELEAKSEPLMCDVSCQWRLHSEQLRNSMEEKDAELNKYQVKLELLQMDFEDRELSLENYKLEVMQLETALKGVEVELEKSVREKERLQQELLSVKEFKTSDSPLTVLDEDGHSFEYNYDSVSQNCGKRGMDESYSSVLLASSLQEMMNNLSELEKMCERLQNENIVLASGFKDSKTNGVTGIDKVAEEKKNIMNADKNLKAEKAIFPDELMDQSDNSYLRMYFDNKEMSFRLKECSTGPSSDSEEIKLSSKEVKIHFVEVREKLLSFQNEHIKLYELHCSMSSKISELQSCIEILKAENSALLTSLSNAHIDSVRVPLSPSQNDTLSKLDETKSTVSSSDLLESPCFTEVSEVVDSCNSGMCKWTEEMNQLDSSAEIIPESATKVLAENCHNHKLNSVREARSITPRKSNLESRIEELQMLCQTYEKAIKVLEDQFHIQENMKNEEIQELKKVILSERDEIDHLKQQNLSDKEEWQQKLSNMTMEMECKLEAERKQTANLSLELEAARLQLQVLDLSSHSLLCTDIENNTEQENNSPYQLGVPIENAALKSNKPKLIPVEKMPVGDISVCENVTKTAEARLMEDYTEKISGEHERRNMSGKITIPSDHASALSFSNSSMFLSAGNFYENQITTETLQKEAKQQTAENSKLIYETEESHKYVDLLMKVEQLNSDLNFQDVQLTPKSSAFAELKGASVVVKEENCDKKEKLESVSVNKQQFSLREVSLEKEPENINSELEIYKVRLSNAADTLDDVEMTNRVFHEQFLAAENEQSSPKSEQVNMENHALFTELDTEMLQVKCQQLERERVVNLKTISSFQEHLVSVIAERNHIGQELSILSENKKELDQKYQKLQEKLKELESTKVDSTEFIRRLEGEVRTQSNLIETTKSDVNQLSNEKDDLLQKLQSLENEAVSFTLEKGKLQNKAADLKTEKELIVRQLEMMQNKLSLSEMENSKLSRSLEGLLMEKGELAARLSSAQKEVDQMRYGIEKLKVKIESDEKKKHHFAEKLKESERKADSLLDKIERLERELEMSEKNLEDAIIQSETAKAEAETLTMEMEEMTEKLKCFNLQIDVLTSQKECLAKDLKEKQERIFELESSNLTTAKLLEEKEEEKMQIKDEFENTVVLLKSELKSISEKLEFSCKEEADAKANELVLINQVACLEQEKTILLQECQEIKNENIKLDQTREILVQELMDYKQKLDEKVQENGTLQKQVKETEELSLQLTHMQHEHECWHQEKKKLWNLIAELKLKEEHFSDNKTFPDILNVLKVSYKDLEKELESTLCEKSTLCKKVNELTESHTELQVKLSDTEQKISKLQEEFTTERNKLAEEIQLIQEHSEKNKIQLHLTVSEKNELTKSLEMVQKELQEKESEIKKEIAEYKERLLQAEKEHQDALTEAKQKNEVEIEACQDKMNLLEHFISSQKLEIEHLKSNKEELSNSLKEANQSLGELLKTKADNINLIVQLKKENEFAHSKVQLWMKSCKQMEQEKEMLQKQLVERDNLLKKKNLSMSKYKKEGADENAITEEIKLKLEELQESTEVKTREANENLEKYCSLIVKYYKLEEANEMLKTQVNLLSAQLKQPTSDAVSTPLLNLDNLLPVSNQSVKDTRSDEDTTKLSSKRQRYEDNRKDTGEPRSPVPETLSKKTRKDDICQNLFDQENTDGFADIPTGKVSPYILRRTTLNLRTSPHLASQSEKLPLPTQDVQKCRPDNLGERSCSTPGGSKPQKVNDEQQSQAVTAFPPMKSTSRSPLCLYKQSTKTVSDNTRESCMINKAKNSLNEQGLPEQDEQKENCKVQ from the exons ATGAGCTGGGCTGTGGAGGAATGGAAAGAAGGCCTCTCCCCCAGAGTCCTTCAGAAGATCCATGAGCTGGAAAGTCAAGTAGACAAGCTTAAAAAGGAGCGTCAGCAAAGACAATTCCAGCTAGAGTCTTTGGAGgcagctttgcaaaaacagaaacagaag gttgaaaatgaaaaaaacgAAGCTGCAATACTAAAGAGAGAGAACCAGAGCTTGATGGAATTGTGTGACAGTcttgagaaagcaaagcagaaaactttACATGATCTTCAAGTAAAAGAATCTCAAGTCAACATTCAGTCAGGGCAACTGAATTCCAGCAAGAAAGACATCGAAAGGCTAGAACAAGAACTGAAAAG ATACAAATGTGAGCTTGACAGAAGTCAGCAAACATCGGCTGCAGGAGACTTATCATTCAGTGGCACTCCACAGAAAAGTTTTACAGCTCCTTTAACACCAATTCAAAGTCATAATg ATGCTAAGTTTGAAgaactagaagaaaaatataagaaagaagtacaagaaagaaaaaaactagaATTAGAACTGAGAACCATCCAGGTTAAG aaaagaaatcagcCTCATCCTCAAAGCTCTTTGAGTCATAGGGAGATTGCTCGGCATCAGGCTTCCTCATCTGTGTTTTCATGGCAACCAGAAAAGACACCATCTAGAAATCAAGAAACACCTATAAGGGGAAGTTCTACAACATCttcttttccatcagaaaaagaaacaaattcgAGTATAGTATCGGAAAAGAATGCGTTCGACAACAGCTTTGCTGAGAATTGTAATTCTTCACTTGTGATGCAGCTAAGAGCACAGAACCAAG agttAAATTCCACTGTTAAAGACCTAGAACAACAGCTGCAAGCtcaagaaaaagtgaagaaaacccACATGAATAAACATCAAGAGGCTGAACTGCAGCTGGACAGGATGAAGTTGGAATTAACAGAGAAGGATAAAGTtctgaacaaaaccagagataAACTGACTCAAATGAGAACACAACTTGATCAAGCCACCACGCAG GTCCAAATGATGGAGCAAAAGGTGAAAAGATTGTCAGAAGAACTGAATTGCCAAAGACAAAATGCTGAGAGTGCTCGTCAGTctttagaacagaaaataaaggcaaaggaaaaggaataccAACAG GAACTCTCCTGTCAGCAACGTTCCTTACAAACACTGGATCAGCAGTGCAACCAGATAAGAAACAAACTGAATCAGGAGCTACAGCAAGCCAAAAATGACTTCAATGCTCTGCAGGCAGAATTTGACAAA GTAATGGCAGTGAAACAAAGCTTGGAACATGATACCAGTGATCTCACCCAGAAGCTGTGCAAAGCAGAGCAAGCTTTATTAGCAGCCCGGGCTAAGGAAACTGATTTGACAAGAAGCTTTGAG gaAGTGAAGCAGGCGAAAAACCTTCTTGACtgtaaacttgaaaaaaaattgcaagagaTCCACCAACTTGAAGAAGAACTAAATACAATCAAACAGTCTCTAAAACAGAGCCagaattttgcagaagaaatgaaaa ataAGAATACTTTCCAGGAAGCAGagctgaagttactggaagagaaatttaaaaagcaagagagcTACCTTTCactggagaagctgaaaatagcTTTAGCTGACATGGAAAAGCAACAGGATTCTACCCAAGACCTGCTCAGGGAAAAAGTTAATCatattaaagaacaaaactgtaaaattagTAAAATGGAGGAAGAATCAGAAGCTTTGCAGAGGCTCCTTGGATTCAAGCAGAGAGAATGTGAAGAATTGCAAAAAGAGGCTACTGCTTTTTCTCAGTGGAAAAATGAATATGATCAACTTATAAATAAACTTAAGTCTGAAAAGGAAGGTATGCTGACTCGTATTAACGACTTGGAGAGTTCCCTTCAAAGTCAGCGAATCAAAAATCATGAGCATAGTGAGAAACTCAGAATGATGGAAAAtgaaagtgacagaaaaagcacagagattAGAGAACTTAAAGACATGCTGGAATGTAAAAGTGCAGAATTAGAGgcacaaaaaaaagcttttgatgaacttcagcagaaagcagaacgTTCTGATAAAAAGTACtgtaaagagagagaaaatatgtcCTGTAAAATATTCCAGCTTACGAACCAAATTGGTGAAGTAGACGAAAAGTTACAGTTAGCAGCAAGTGAAGGACTGCAAAGGGAGCAATGTTATCATGACCTGCTCATTGAATATGAAAAAATCTGTTGTCTTGTGAAAGCAAAAGATActtcagaaatgacagaaaatggagaaattaatttacaaagtGGTCAGGATAAAACTGTTTTAGATAATATGCAACTTACAGCAAATAACTCCACTGCTGAGGATCCCGAATGTGCAAGAGCTCTTCTAGAAGTAGGAAAAACTAAGGATCTGGCCATTTTACGAGATCAGATCTCTTCTCTTGAGATTTCCTTAGTGGctcaaaagcagctgaattcaaataagcagcagcagtatGAAGACTTACTGCAAGTAAAgtgtgaaacagaagaaagattaTTTAATGTAGAACAGATGCATGAAAGCTTCATGACAGGAACTAAACAGCACATTAGTAACTTGCAAGCGGATATTTCAGCACGTCAGAAATTAGTTGAAAAAACTTTAGCTATTCTTGAGGAAAAGGACATGCAACTGCAAACtctgaatgaaaaattagaaaaccaACAAGCTGAGCTTCAGGATTTAAAGCTCAATAATAAATTGCTTGAGGATTCAGTAAGACAGCTGAAGCTCATGTCTGGAACATGGGATTCAGAGAAGAAGGACATGTCTTCAATGATTTCCTCATATAGCAAAAAAATTGAGAATCTTACTGGAGAAAATGCAACCCTTAGGGATTTAAGCAGAGCTTTAGAGCAAGAACAAACAACTTTActggaagcaaataaaaatatttctgatagtttaaaggaaagagaagaaataatttctgaaatgtccAGAAGACACAAGGAGGAAAGACAGCGTATTGAATCAAGAAGtgaagaaatcaaaacagagcTTAAAGTTTTGCAAGCAAAGTATAAAtcagtggaagaagaaaatgcaaacgTGATGAGCATTCTGAGAAAGCAGACAATTGAAtttgaggaaaataaagcaaaattagaaCAAGAGAAACAGGTATTTAGTGAGAATAAAGATATCTTACATAAACTAATAGcctcagaagaaataaaaaaggatttggTTCAAGAACTTCAGCAACTGCAGTCAGAATTCTCCAATACCCAACATGTGCCTTCTATGGAGCTTGACTGTTTAAGACAGGAAATGTTAAATGTCAGGGAAACACAAAATACAATGCAAGAGAAATGTGGTATCGTATTTCAAGACAAGGAGCAATTGAGGAAGGAACTAGAAGCAAAAAGTGAACCTCTAATGTGTGACGTTAGTTGTCAATGGAGACTTCATTCAGAACAGTTGAGGAATTCCATGGAAGAAAAGGATGCTGAGCTGAATAAATACCAAGTTAAACTTGAGCTTCTTCAAATGGATTTTGAGGACAGAGAACTCTCCCTGGAGAATTACAAATTAGAAGTGATGCAACTGGAGACTGCTTTAAAAGGCGTGGAAGTAGAACTTGAGAaaagtgtgagagagaaagagagattgcAGCAAGAACTACTGTCTgttaaagaatttaaaacttcagattCTCCACTTACAGTGTTAGATGAAGATGGCCACTCATTTGAGTATAATTATGATAGTGTTTCCCAGAATTGTGGCAAAAGAGGAATGGATGAAAGCTATTCATCGGTCTTGCTGGCATCCTCTTTGCAGGAAATGATGAACAATCTGAGTGAGCTCGAGAAAATGTGTGAGAGGTTGCAGAATGAGAACATTGTATTAGCCTCTGGATTTAAAGACTCAAAAACCAATGGCGTCACAGGTATTGATAAAgtggcagaggagaaaaagaacataatgAACGcagataaaaatttaaaagcagagaaagctaTTTTTCCTGATGAACTTATGGATCAAAGTGATAACAGCTATCTGAGAATGTATTTTGATAATAAGGAAATGTCTTTCAGACTTAAAGAATGCAGTACTGGACCCAGTTCTGACTCTGAAGAGATAAAATTGTCCAGCAAAGAAGTTAAAATACACTTTGTTGAAGTAAGAGAGAAGCTTTTGTCTTTCCAGAATGAACATATAAAATTATATGAACTACATTGCAGTATGAGCTCAAAGATATCTGAGCTACAGTCTTGTATTGAAATACTGAAGGCAGAAAATTCTGCATTGTTGACAAGTCTGAGCAATGCTCATATAGATTCTGTGAGAGTGCCACTATCTCCTAGCCAAAATGACACACTGTCTAAATTAGATGAAACTAAGTCAACTGTTTCTTCCTCAGATCTTCTTGAAAGTCCCTGTTTTACAGAAGTAAGTGAGGTGGTTGATTCTTGTAACAGTGGTATGTGCAAATGGACAGAGGAAATGAATCAGCTGGacagttctgcagaaataattccAGAAAGTGCAACAAAAGTTTTGGCTGAAAATTGTCATAATCACAAATTGAACTCTGTTAGGGAGGCCAGGAGTATTACTCCTAGAAAATCTAACCTTGAGAGTAGAATTGAAGAACTTCAGATGCTGTGTCAGACATATGAGAAGGCCATCAAGGTGCTGGAAGACCAATTTCACATTCAAGAGAAtatgaaaaatgaggaaatacaaGAGCTGAAAAAAGTTATACTTTCTGAAAGAGACGAAATAGATCATCTCAAACAGCAAAATCTGTCTGACAAGGAAGAATGGCAGCAGAAACTGAGTAACATGACTATGGAGATGGAGTGCAAactggaagcagaaagaaaacaaactgcaaatcTGTCTTTGGAGCTGGAAGCAGCAAGACTCCAACTACAAGTCCTTGATTTAAGTTCTCATTCACTGCTGTGCACGGATATTGAAAAT AACACCGAACAAGAAAACAATAGTCCTTATCAATTGGGAGTGCCTATTGaaaatgcagcactgaaaagcaaTAAACCTAAACTAATCCCCGTTGAGAAAATGCCTGTAGGagatatctctgtgtgtgaaAATGTAACTAAGACTGCTGAAGCAAGATTAATGGAAGATTATACTGAGAAGATTTCTGGAGAACACGAGCGTAGAAATATGTCAGGAAAAATAACTATCCCTTCAGACCATGCCAGTGCATTGTCATTTTCCAACAGTAGTATGTTTTTGAGTGCAGGGAATTTCTATGAAAATCAAATAACCACCGAAACTCTTCAGAAGGAGGCAAAACAACAGACTGCTGAAAATTCGAAGCTGATTTATGAGACAGAAGAAAGCCATAAATATGTTGATTTACTAATGAAAGTTGAGCAATTAAACTCAGACCTGAACTTTCAGGATGTACAACTAACTCCGAAGAGCTCAGCTTTTGCAGAACTAAAGGGAGCTAGTGTAGTtgttaaggaagaaaactgtgacaaaaaggaaaaactggaatCGGTCTCTGTCAATAAGCAGCAGTTCTCTCTTAGAGAAGTCTCATTAGAAAAAGAACCTGAGAACATAAATTCTGAGCTGGAGATATATAAAGTTAGATTGTCTAATGCAGCAGACACATTGGATGATGTAGAAATGACCAATAGAGTTTTTCATGAACAATTTCTTGCAGCTGAAAATGAACAGAGTAGTCCAAAATCTGAGCAAGTTAATATGGAGAACCATGCCTTGTTCACAGAACTTGATACTGAAATGCTTCAGGTAAAATGTCAGCAGTTAGAAAGGGAGAGAGTAGTTAACCTGAAAACTATTTCTAGCTTTCAAGAGCACCTTGTTTCAGTCATAGCTGAGAGAAACCATATTGGCCAAGAACTGagtattttatctgaaaataaaaaagaactggATCAGAAGTATCAGAAGCtacaagagaaattaaaagagcTAGAGTCAACTAAGGTGGATTCTACTGAATTTATTAGAAGGTTAGAGGGTGAAGTGAGGACACAATCAAACCTGATTGAGACTACAAAATCTGATGTAAATCAATTatcaaatgaaaaagatgaTCTTCTGCAGAAGCTGCAAAGTTTGGAAAATGAAGCCGTGTCTTTCAccttagaaaaaggaaaactccaaaacaaagcagcagatttgaagacagagaaagagctgATTGTGAGACAGTTGGAAATGATGCAGAATAAATTAAGTttgtcagaaatggaaaattcaaAACTTTCCAGATCTTTGGAAGGCTTGTTAATGGAAAAAGGTGAACTTGCTGCTAGACTCAGCTCAGCACAGAAAGAAGTAGACCAAATGCGATATGGAATTGAGAAGCTGAAAGTAAAAATTGAAtctgatgagaagaaaaaacaccactttgctgaaaagctgaaagagagTGAACGGAAAGCTGACTCTCTTCTGGATAAAATAGAGAGGCTTGAAAGAGAATTGGAGATGTCAGAGAAAAATCTGGAAGATGCAATTATTCAGTCAGAGACTGCtaaagcagaggcagaaacaTTAACAATGGAGATGGAAGAGAtgactgaaaagctgaaatgttttaactTACAAATTGATGTCCTCACCTCACAAAAAGAGTGTTTGGctaaagatttaaaagaaaagcaagaaagaatcTTTGAACTAGAGTCTTCGAATTTGACTACAGCAAAACTgttagaagaaaaggaggaagaaaagatgcaaatCAAGGATGAGTTTGAAAATACTGTGGTATTGCTGAAGTCTGAGCTCAAAAGTATAAGTGAGAAGTTAGAGTTTTCTTGCAAAGAAGAAGCAGATGCTAAAGCAAATGAGCTAGTCTTGATTAATCAGGTGGCTTGTCTTGAGCAAGAAAAAACGATACTATTACAGGAAtgtcaggaaataaaaaatgaaaatatcaaattGGATCAAACGAGGGAAATACTTGTTCAAGAATTGATGGATTATAAACAAAAACTTGATGAAAAGGTGCAGGAAAATGGTACTCTTCAAAAGCAGGTGAAAGAAACAGAGGAGCTGTCTTTACAACTGACACACATGCAACATGAGCATGAATGTTggcaccaggaaaaaaaaaagctgtggaatTTGATTGCTGAGTTGAAGCTGAAGGAGGAACATTTTTCTGATAATAAAACCTTTCCGGATATCCTGAATGTTCTAAAAGTGTCTTATAAGGATCTTGAGAAGGAACTGGAATCTACACTTTGTGAAAAGAGCACTTTATGTAAAAAG gtaAATGAACTGACTGAAAGTCATACTGAGCTGCAAGTCAAGCTAAGTGATACTGAACAGAAGATTTCCAAATTACAAGAAGAATTtaccacagaaagaaacaagcttGCTGAAGAAATACAACTTATTCAAGAacattcagaaaagaacaaa ATTCAGTTGCACCTAActgtgtcagaaaaaaatgaactgactAAGAGTTTGGAGATGGTCCAAAAAGaactacaagaaaaagaaagtgaaattaaaaaagaaatagcagaatACAAAGAGAGACTACTTCAAGCAGAGAAAGAGCATCAGGATGCTctgacagaagcaaaacaaaag aatGAAGTAGAAATTGAGGCCTGTCAAGATAAGATGAATTTGCTGGAACACTTTATCAGCTCACAAAAATTGGAAATTGAGCATTTGAAGTCAAATAAAGAAGAACTAAGTAATTCCCTTAAAGAAGCTAATCAAAGCCTAGGAGAACTCCTAAAAActaag GCTGATAATATTAACCTTATAGTTcaactgaagaaggaaaatgaatttgCCCACAGTAAAGTGCAGCTGTGGATGAAATCCTGTAAGCAGATggaacaggaaaaggaaatgttgcAGAAACAACTAGTTGAACGTGACAAtctattaaagaagaaaaatctaagtATGTCAAAGTATAAGAAAGAAG gtgCTGATGAGAATGCcattacagaagaaattaagttaAAACTGGAAGAATTACAGGAATCTACGGAAGTGAAAACCAGAGAAGCAAATGAGAACTTGGAGAAATATTGCTCTCTAATTGTTAAATATTATAAACTAGAGGAAGCAAATGAGATGCTAAAAACACAAGTCAATTTGTTGAGTGCTCAGCTGAAACAGCCAACAAGTGATGCTGTCAGCACTCCTTTGCTGAATTTGGATAACTTATTACCAGTGAGCAATCAGTCTGTCAAAGACACGAGGTCAGATGAAGATACTACTAAGCTTTCAAGTAAAAGGCAGAGATATGAAGACAACAGGAAAGATACTGGAGAACCAAGATCCCCTGTGCCAGAGACTTTATCCAAAAAAACCAGGAAGGATGATATCTGTCAAAATCTGTTTGATCAGGAGAACACAGACG